One Vibrio taketomensis DNA window includes the following coding sequences:
- the agaR gene encoding transcriptional repressor AgaR, whose product MTSAERRQQIMAHIRSHGSGKVDDFTQVYNVSAVTIRHDLNLLEKQGCVLRCYGGATLNPNFAFEQPLYRKDQLNRCAKECIAEAAANLVNDGDAIILDSGTTISLMPAYLSNKKQLVVMTNALNTAYKLSNHDNVDLHVVGGNLRRASCSLTGHHGEQQVRSYLFDKLFLGVDGFDLQAGITTPDNHEAQINRAMCEVSRQVIAVTDSSKFGRKSFCMIRAANQIDVLVTDSDIPHATHQALINMGVTVILADQTAN is encoded by the coding sequence ATGACCAGTGCAGAACGAAGACAGCAAATCATGGCGCATATTCGCAGTCATGGCTCAGGCAAAGTGGATGACTTCACTCAAGTCTACAACGTCTCTGCTGTCACGATTCGTCATGATCTTAACTTGCTGGAAAAACAAGGTTGCGTACTGCGTTGTTATGGTGGTGCGACACTCAACCCTAACTTTGCTTTTGAACAACCATTGTACCGCAAAGATCAACTTAACCGCTGCGCGAAGGAGTGCATTGCTGAAGCGGCTGCCAATCTCGTTAACGATGGTGATGCCATCATTCTCGATTCCGGCACCACCATTAGTTTGATGCCTGCGTACCTCAGCAATAAAAAGCAATTGGTTGTTATGACTAATGCATTGAATACCGCTTACAAGTTGAGCAACCACGACAACGTCGATCTCCACGTCGTCGGCGGCAATTTACGCCGCGCATCATGCTCACTAACAGGTCACCACGGTGAACAACAAGTGCGTTCATACCTATTCGACAAGCTGTTCTTAGGTGTCGATGGATTTGACCTACAAGCTGGCATTACCACACCAGACAATCACGAAGCGCAAATTAATCGCGCCATGTGTGAGGTGTCTCGCCAAGTGATTGCCGTAACGGACTCAAGCAAATTCGGTCGTAAGAGCTTTTGCATGATTCGAGCCGCCAACCAAATTGATGTGTTGGTAACCGATAGCGACATTCCACACGCTACACACCAAGCGTTAATCAATATGGGTGTAACCGTGATTCTTGCTGACCAAACCGCTAATTAG
- a CDS encoding D-tagatose-bisphosphate aldolase, class II, non-catalytic subunit, protein MKALLSLIEQHKQGNATGIYAVCSAHPLVLEAAIKQAAQDNQLVLIEATSNQVNQFGGYTGMTPQDFANHVFALAKRLNFPAENIVLGGDHLGPNCWQNLPAAEAMEYSEQMINDYVMAGFKKIHLDCSMSCADDQTPLSEEVMAERAAKLCLVAENAWKLSGGEAPVYVVGTEVPTPGGALESLEEEGIEVTKPEEAIATLDAHHKAFSDMGLGYVWPRVIGLVVQPGVEFDHHSVHHYDSQAAQSLSKLIEGQPNLVFEAHSTDYQNPIAYHELVRDHFAILKVGPALTFALREALYGLDRAEKEWLGAHQASHLRETIEQVMQEQPNYWRSHYASKGHQQFLDCSYSLSDRIRYYWTHPEVQAAQQALFDNLTAKPLPMTLLSQYLPNQAKAISQHQIPNQPAEIVMHKIMEVTEVYSEACYANEVVCKEIIQ, encoded by the coding sequence ATGAAAGCGTTACTTTCTCTTATCGAACAACACAAACAAGGCAATGCGACAGGTATTTACGCTGTTTGCTCTGCGCATCCCCTTGTACTTGAAGCTGCCATTAAGCAAGCGGCTCAAGACAATCAGCTTGTTCTGATAGAGGCTACTTCAAACCAAGTGAACCAATTTGGTGGTTACACTGGTATGACTCCACAAGACTTTGCCAACCATGTTTTCGCCTTAGCAAAACGTCTTAACTTCCCTGCTGAAAATATCGTGTTAGGTGGCGATCACCTTGGTCCTAACTGCTGGCAAAACCTGCCTGCAGCAGAAGCGATGGAATACTCAGAGCAGATGATTAACGACTACGTTATGGCTGGCTTTAAGAAAATCCATCTTGATTGCTCTATGTCATGCGCCGATGACCAAACGCCATTAAGCGAAGAAGTGATGGCAGAGCGCGCAGCAAAACTTTGTTTAGTAGCAGAAAATGCATGGAAACTTTCTGGCGGTGAAGCTCCGGTTTACGTCGTAGGTACTGAAGTTCCAACCCCAGGTGGTGCACTTGAATCACTTGAAGAAGAAGGCATCGAAGTCACTAAGCCTGAAGAAGCGATCGCGACATTAGATGCACACCACAAAGCATTTAGTGATATGGGCCTAGGTTATGTATGGCCGCGCGTGATTGGTCTGGTGGTTCAACCGGGCGTTGAATTCGATCATCACAGCGTGCACCACTACGACAGCCAGGCGGCACAATCGCTAAGCAAACTTATCGAAGGCCAACCAAACCTTGTGTTTGAAGCGCACTCAACCGATTACCAAAACCCAATCGCTTACCACGAGCTAGTGCGTGACCACTTCGCGATTTTGAAAGTAGGCCCTGCTCTAACGTTTGCTCTACGTGAAGCACTATACGGTTTAGACCGCGCAGAAAAAGAGTGGCTAGGCGCTCACCAAGCATCACACCTACGCGAAACGATCGAACAGGTAATGCAAGAGCAACCGAACTACTGGCGTTCACACTACGCAAGTAAAGGTCACCAACAATTCTTAGATTGCAGCTACAGCTTGAGCGACCGCATTCGTTACTACTGGACTCATCCAGAAGTACAAGCAGCTCAACAAGCATTGTTTGACAACTTAACTGCCAAACCGCTGCCAATGACTCTCCTTAGCCAATATTTACCAAATCAGGCTAAGGCTATTTCTCAACACCAAATACCGAACCAACCCGCTGAAATTGTGATGCACAAAATTATGGAAGTGACTGAGGTCTATTCCGAAGCCTGTTACGCAAACGAAGTGGTATGTAAGGAGATTATCCAATGA
- a CDS encoding SIS domain-containing protein, with translation MSSFLGYELPWLEQHNGVHTAQEISHQPRLWRALADILEQQNDAVSAFLNPLLARSDLRIILTGAGTSAFVGDAAAPFVSATQGFRVESIPTTDLVSNPTQYLDPSRPTLLVSYARSGNSPESVAAVALVDQLVPDCHHLFLTCNAEGALSRYAETANNAYCMLMPEGSNDKSFAMTSSFSCMLMSTLTLLGGKTPADWRQHIEATAALCEGKLEQWQAAIKELANQPYQRLIVLGSGGFAGLAREASLKSLELSAGKVMTAYDSSLGFRHGPKFTIDDTALVIQLFSSDAYTRQYDMDLFNEIRRDKQTLAHVAITEQPLNEEAVYELGQLDLGDQWLCFPYILFCQMLAFEKSLQLGFGPDNPCPTGEVNRVVQGVTIYPYNK, from the coding sequence ATGAGTTCATTTTTAGGCTATGAACTACCGTGGCTAGAACAGCACAACGGTGTTCACACTGCACAAGAAATCAGTCACCAGCCACGTCTATGGCGTGCTCTGGCTGACATACTAGAACAACAAAATGATGCTGTGAGTGCCTTCCTTAACCCGCTTCTTGCGCGTTCAGATCTTCGTATCATTCTAACTGGTGCCGGAACTTCAGCATTCGTTGGTGACGCAGCGGCTCCATTTGTCAGTGCAACTCAAGGCTTCCGAGTGGAGTCAATTCCAACCACTGATTTGGTGTCAAACCCAACGCAATACCTAGACCCAAGCCGTCCAACATTGCTTGTTTCTTACGCTCGCTCAGGCAACAGCCCTGAGAGCGTGGCTGCGGTTGCGCTGGTTGACCAACTAGTACCAGATTGCCACCACCTATTTTTGACATGTAACGCAGAAGGCGCGCTATCTCGCTACGCAGAAACGGCTAACAACGCTTACTGCATGCTAATGCCTGAAGGCTCTAACGATAAAAGCTTTGCAATGACGTCAAGCTTTAGCTGCATGTTGATGTCAACGCTAACACTACTTGGTGGCAAAACACCAGCAGATTGGCGTCAACACATCGAAGCTACTGCGGCACTGTGTGAAGGCAAACTAGAACAGTGGCAAGCGGCGATTAAAGAACTGGCAAACCAACCTTACCAACGTCTAATCGTGCTAGGTAGCGGCGGTTTTGCAGGTCTTGCGCGTGAAGCATCACTGAAATCGCTTGAGCTAAGTGCAGGCAAAGTGATGACCGCTTACGACTCATCACTCGGTTTCCGTCACGGCCCTAAATTCACTATCGATGATACAGCGTTGGTTATCCAACTGTTCTCAAGTGATGCCTACACCCGTCAATACGATATGGACTTGTTCAACGAAATCCGTCGTGACAAGCAAACATTGGCACACGTAGCAATCACTGAGCAGCCACTCAATGAAGAAGCGGTCTACGAGCTTGGTCAACTAGACCTTGGCGACCAATGGTTGTGCTTCCCATACATTTTGTTCTGCCAAATGTTGGCATTTGAAAAATCACTTCAGCTAGGTTTTGGCCCGGATAACCCATGCCCAACTGGCGAAGTAAACCGAGTGGTGCAAGGCGTCACTATCTACCCATACAACAAATAA
- the agaV gene encoding PTS N-acetylgalactosamine transporter subunit IIB, which produces MPNIVLSRIDERLVHGQVGVQWVGFADANIIVVVNDEVAEDTIQQNLMEMVIADGIAIRFWTVQKTIETIHKASDRQRILLVCRTPKDFRQLVEGGVPISNINVGNMHYAEGKNQIAKTVSVDADDVAEFEKLKALGVKCTIQGVPTESATDIFTLI; this is translated from the coding sequence ATGCCAAATATCGTTTTAAGTCGTATTGATGAGCGTCTAGTTCACGGCCAAGTAGGTGTGCAGTGGGTAGGTTTTGCTGATGCCAACATCATCGTTGTGGTTAACGACGAAGTCGCAGAAGACACCATCCAACAAAACCTAATGGAAATGGTTATCGCTGACGGTATCGCGATTCGTTTCTGGACCGTGCAAAAGACTATCGAAACCATCCACAAAGCGTCAGATCGTCAACGCATTCTATTGGTTTGTCGTACTCCAAAAGACTTCCGTCAATTGGTAGAAGGCGGCGTGCCAATTAGCAATATCAACGTAGGTAACATGCACTACGCAGAAGGTAAAAACCAAATTGCCAAAACAGTCTCAGTTGATGCTGACGATGTGGCGGAATTTGAAAAACTAAAAGCACTAGGGGTGAAGTGCACCATTCAAGGTGTACCAACTGAAAGTGCAACTGACATCTTTACTCTTATCTAA
- the agaW gene encoding PTS N-acetylgalactosamine transporter subunit IIC, with translation MEIGLLQAVMLGILAFFAGLDMFNGLTHFHRPVVLGPLVGLILGDLQTGILVGGTLELIWMGLAPLAGAQPPNVIIGTIVGTAFAITTKVEPNVAVGVAVPFAVAVQMGITLLFSAMSAVMSKCDEFAQNADTDGIERVNYMALAVLGSFYFLCAFLPVYLGAEHAGKIVEVLPKDLIDGLGVAGGIMPAIGFAVLMKIMMKNAYIPYFILGFVAAAWLQLPILAIAAAATAMAIIDFMRKTEPTPVTAPAEDFEDGI, from the coding sequence ATGGAAATAGGACTCTTACAGGCGGTGATGCTCGGCATCCTAGCCTTCTTTGCTGGCCTTGATATGTTCAACGGCCTTACTCACTTCCACCGTCCAGTGGTACTTGGTCCGCTAGTTGGTCTAATTTTAGGCGACTTGCAAACCGGTATTCTGGTAGGTGGTACGCTAGAACTGATTTGGATGGGTCTAGCTCCGCTAGCTGGTGCTCAGCCACCAAACGTAATCATCGGTACTATCGTAGGTACGGCTTTCGCAATCACCACTAAAGTAGAGCCTAACGTTGCGGTTGGTGTCGCTGTTCCTTTCGCCGTTGCTGTACAAATGGGTATCACCCTACTGTTCTCAGCAATGTCAGCAGTAATGTCTAAGTGTGATGAATTCGCACAAAACGCAGATACCGACGGTATCGAACGCGTTAACTACATGGCACTTGCGGTACTTGGTTCTTTCTACTTCTTATGTGCCTTCTTACCAGTTTACCTAGGTGCAGAGCACGCTGGGAAAATCGTTGAAGTACTACCTAAAGACCTAATCGACGGTCTTGGCGTTGCGGGCGGCATCATGCCAGCTATCGGTTTCGCAGTACTAATGAAGATCATGATGAAGAATGCTTACATCCCTTACTTCATCCTAGGTTTCGTAGCAGCAGCATGGCTACAACTACCAATCCTTGCGATTGCGGCCGCTGCAACTGCGATGGCAATCATCGACTTTATGCGCAAAACAGAACCAACTCCTGTAACTGCACCAGCTGAGGACTTTGAAGATGGAATCTAA